The proteins below are encoded in one region of Paenarthrobacter ilicis:
- a CDS encoding FadR/GntR family transcriptional regulator, giving the protein MSRNLTADLAADLRNRIVDGIIQPGEKLPSENTLISEFGVSRTVVRSALTRLQAEGLVETERGRGSFALTPPADGPSAAPGTRPVASREDRLQMLDFRVGVETEAASLAALNHTERQLKAAHGALELFIASSGHPAHSMKADFEFHRAIAAATGNPFYTDCISALGQTMITMPRPRLVTSEDQESPERFAQVVHEHASIYAAIAERDPVAAAAAMRLHLSNSRRRFTGSARG; this is encoded by the coding sequence ATGAGCCGAAACCTGACCGCGGATCTCGCCGCCGACCTTCGCAACCGCATTGTGGACGGCATCATCCAGCCAGGTGAGAAGCTCCCCAGCGAGAACACCCTCATCAGTGAATTCGGGGTCAGCAGGACGGTGGTCCGTTCGGCCCTGACCCGGCTGCAGGCCGAGGGACTGGTGGAAACCGAACGTGGGCGGGGCAGCTTCGCGCTGACCCCGCCGGCAGACGGCCCGTCCGCTGCGCCTGGCACACGTCCGGTGGCAAGCAGGGAGGACCGGCTGCAGATGCTGGATTTCCGAGTTGGCGTGGAGACGGAAGCCGCTTCCTTGGCCGCACTCAACCACACCGAGCGCCAGCTCAAGGCCGCGCATGGCGCCCTGGAACTGTTCATCGCCAGCTCAGGGCACCCGGCACACTCCATGAAGGCTGATTTCGAATTCCACCGGGCCATCGCCGCCGCCACTGGCAACCCCTTTTATACGGACTGCATTTCAGCCTTGGGCCAGACCATGATCACCATGCCCCGGCCGCGGCTGGTCACCAGCGAAGACCAGGAGTCCCCGGAACGCTTCGCACAAGTGGTCCACGAGCACGCATCCATCTACGCAGCAATCGCGGAACGGGATCCAGTAGCTGCCGCGGCTGCCATGCGGCTGCACCTGAGCAACTCACGACGCCGGTTCACGGGTTCCGCGCGAGGCTGA
- a CDS encoding L-talarate/galactarate dehydratase: MSTVDLIRHIKLSTARLPLTVPISDAKVFTGRQKPMTEVVFLFAEITTEQGHSGLGFSYSKRAGGPAQYAHAKEVAEGIIGEDPNDIGKIYTKLLWAGASVGRSGVATQALAAIDIALYDLKAKRAGLPLAKLLGSYRDSVQTYNTSGGFLNATLDEVKERATQSINDGIGGIKIKVGLPDSKEDLRRVAGVREHIGWDVPLMVDANQQWDRATALRMGRQLEEFNLIWIEEPLDAYDFEGHAHLAQVLDTPIATGEMLASVAEHKGLINANSCDIIQPDAPRVGGITQFLRLAALADERGLGLAPHFAMEIHLHLAAAYPREPWVEHFDWLDPLFEERLETKNGRMIVPDRPGLGVTLSEQARAWTTESVEFGA; encoded by the coding sequence ATGAGCACCGTAGATCTGATCCGCCACATCAAGTTATCCACCGCCAGGCTTCCACTCACCGTGCCCATCAGCGATGCCAAAGTCTTCACGGGTCGTCAGAAGCCCATGACTGAAGTGGTGTTCCTCTTCGCGGAGATCACCACGGAGCAGGGACACAGTGGCCTGGGATTCAGCTACTCGAAGCGCGCCGGGGGACCCGCACAGTATGCCCACGCCAAGGAAGTCGCAGAGGGCATCATCGGCGAGGACCCCAACGACATCGGCAAGATCTACACCAAGCTCCTCTGGGCCGGCGCCTCCGTGGGCCGTTCGGGCGTAGCAACCCAAGCGCTGGCGGCGATCGACATCGCGCTCTACGACCTCAAGGCCAAGCGCGCCGGACTCCCCTTGGCCAAGCTGCTGGGCTCGTACCGCGATTCCGTGCAGACGTACAACACCTCCGGCGGCTTCCTCAACGCCACACTGGACGAGGTCAAGGAACGCGCCACGCAATCCATCAACGACGGCATCGGCGGCATCAAAATCAAGGTGGGCTTGCCCGATTCAAAGGAAGACCTCCGCCGTGTTGCCGGAGTCCGCGAGCACATCGGCTGGGACGTGCCGCTCATGGTGGATGCCAACCAGCAGTGGGACAGGGCAACCGCGCTGCGCATGGGCCGGCAGTTGGAGGAATTCAACCTGATCTGGATTGAAGAACCCCTGGACGCGTACGACTTCGAAGGCCACGCGCACCTGGCCCAGGTCCTGGACACACCCATCGCTACCGGTGAGATGCTCGCGTCCGTCGCAGAACACAAGGGCCTTATTAACGCGAACAGCTGCGACATCATCCAGCCCGACGCGCCACGCGTTGGCGGCATCACCCAATTCCTCCGCTTGGCGGCCTTGGCCGATGAACGCGGACTGGGCCTGGCGCCGCACTTCGCCATGGAAATCCACCTCCACTTGGCCGCCGCCTATCCACGCGAGCCCTGGGTGGAACACTTCGACTGGCTGGACCCGCTGTTCGAGGAGCGTTTGGAGACCAAAAACGGCCGCATGATCGTTCCGGACCGTCCCGGCTTGGGCGTCACGCTCAGCGAGCAGGCGCGCGCCTGGACCACCGAATCCGTGGAGTTCGGCGCGTAA
- a CDS encoding VOC family protein, with product MPVTGPDFISLQTRDLVASRAFYEQYLGLVRSPAGPPHAVVFETQPVAFALRSIIPGSGVESLSQPGVGAAIWLHATGVQEIHDALASDGNTIVAAPIDGPFGRTFTFADPDGYHITLHDKA from the coding sequence ATGCCCGTTACCGGACCCGATTTCATCTCCCTCCAAACCCGCGACCTCGTGGCATCGCGGGCCTTCTACGAGCAGTACCTCGGCTTGGTCCGCTCTCCCGCCGGGCCTCCGCACGCCGTTGTTTTCGAAACCCAGCCTGTGGCTTTCGCGCTACGGAGCATCATTCCGGGCTCGGGGGTTGAGTCACTCTCCCAGCCAGGCGTGGGTGCGGCGATCTGGCTCCACGCCACTGGCGTGCAGGAAATCCATGACGCCCTTGCCTCGGATGGCAACACCATTGTTGCGGCTCCGATCGATGGCCCCTTCGGGCGCACCTTCACTTTCGCCGATCCGGACGGCTATCACATCACCCTCCACGACAAGGCCTGA
- a CDS encoding MarR family winged helix-turn-helix transcriptional regulator codes for MSQEGIELKTSLGYLLKEASTALRVGMEAVLKPLGMTVTHYSCLELLAQRPGLSNSELARGAFVTRQSMNVLLQSLERDGFVSRAPEARVGKVLPTELTPLGRERLAEASAAVRSVEIRMLEGLSSSEQAAAFTILRGMIQALRTPFDPELDGN; via the coding sequence ATGAGTCAAGAGGGAATCGAGCTCAAGACATCGCTGGGCTATCTCCTGAAGGAAGCGTCCACCGCTCTTCGGGTAGGGATGGAGGCCGTTCTCAAGCCATTGGGCATGACCGTCACCCACTACTCCTGCCTGGAACTGCTTGCTCAGCGGCCGGGGCTCTCCAACTCCGAACTCGCCCGGGGTGCCTTTGTCACCCGCCAATCCATGAACGTGCTGTTGCAGTCCTTGGAACGCGATGGATTCGTGAGCCGGGCCCCGGAGGCCCGTGTGGGTAAAGTTCTTCCCACCGAGCTCACGCCGCTGGGCCGCGAAAGGCTCGCGGAAGCCAGTGCCGCCGTCCGATCCGTGGAAATCCGGATGTTGGAAGGGCTTTCTTCCTCTGAACAGGCCGCTGCCTTCACCATCCTCCGCGGGATGATCCAAGCATTGCGTACTCCGTTTGATCCGGAGCTTGACGGAAATTAG
- a CDS encoding EamA family transporter, whose amino-acid sequence MRERLSGTIGGLPPWSMAVAAMMAIQLSNAASVVVIQQVGPGGTAWLRMSFGVLFLWIISRPALRSLRRHDVPALIALGVVTGFMTTFFLAAVERIPLGTAVAIEFLGPLTVAGIMSKRPKALIWPLLAFAGVVLLTEPWHGSIDLVGVGFALAAGACWGLYNVLTQHVGDRFSGISGLSLTIPVAALATLPVGLPQVLGGSFEWWVLPVAAGIALITPVIAFGLEMLALRRMTHTAFGTLLSIEPAFGVLIGMLVLSQAPTALQIAGVALVVVAGSAAQQGGRRPSQQVAQN is encoded by the coding sequence ATGCGTGAACGCCTCTCCGGAACCATCGGCGGCCTTCCGCCATGGTCCATGGCAGTTGCCGCGATGATGGCTATTCAGCTGTCAAACGCCGCGTCCGTGGTGGTGATCCAGCAAGTGGGACCGGGCGGTACGGCCTGGCTTCGCATGAGCTTTGGCGTCCTGTTCCTCTGGATCATCAGCAGGCCGGCACTCCGCTCCCTGCGTCGCCACGATGTGCCGGCATTGATCGCGCTGGGCGTGGTGACCGGTTTCATGACCACCTTCTTCCTTGCCGCGGTGGAGCGCATCCCGCTGGGCACCGCAGTCGCCATTGAGTTCCTGGGTCCCCTGACAGTGGCCGGCATCATGAGCAAGCGGCCGAAGGCGCTCATCTGGCCCCTCCTCGCGTTCGCGGGTGTGGTGCTTCTGACTGAACCGTGGCACGGATCCATTGATCTGGTGGGCGTCGGTTTCGCACTGGCCGCCGGCGCCTGCTGGGGGCTGTACAACGTGCTCACACAGCACGTGGGAGATCGCTTTTCGGGCATCAGTGGCTTGTCGCTCACCATTCCGGTTGCCGCCTTGGCAACACTTCCCGTAGGCCTGCCTCAGGTCCTCGGTGGTTCCTTTGAGTGGTGGGTGTTGCCTGTCGCGGCCGGGATTGCCCTGATCACCCCGGTGATCGCCTTCGGCCTGGAAATGCTTGCTCTGCGTCGAATGACACATACCGCTTTTGGCACGCTGCTCTCCATTGAGCCTGCATTCGGAGTACTGATCGGAATGCTGGTACTTTCCCAGGCGCCCACCGCCCTGCAGATTGCGGGAGTCGCCCTGGTTGTTGTGGCGGGGAGCGCTGCGCAGCAGGGTGGACGGCGCCCTTCACAACAGGTGGCGCAGAACTAA
- a CDS encoding helix-turn-helix domain-containing protein gives MDKSAETLARAIGERVKQERKGRGWTLDQLAETAGISRRMLVNVEQGGVNPSIGTLLRLSDALGVGLPALVEPPAPRPVRVTRSGQGAVLWTGASGGRAVLVAGTGSPDVVELWDWTLEAGEQHASEAHSAGTRELLQVLEGSLTVSVDGEVHELDTGDAMTFFGDVPHAYSNSSRQSTRFALTVFEPGVGTAHRTENSNA, from the coding sequence GTGGATAAAAGTGCAGAGACGTTGGCGCGCGCAATCGGTGAGCGTGTAAAGCAGGAGCGCAAAGGCCGCGGCTGGACGCTTGACCAGCTGGCTGAAACGGCGGGCATCAGCCGCCGCATGCTGGTGAACGTCGAACAGGGCGGGGTCAACCCAAGCATCGGAACCCTGCTGCGGCTCAGCGATGCCTTGGGCGTGGGACTGCCCGCGCTGGTAGAACCACCTGCTCCGCGGCCCGTGCGGGTCACCCGGTCCGGCCAAGGCGCAGTGCTGTGGACCGGGGCCTCCGGGGGTCGGGCCGTCCTGGTTGCAGGCACCGGGTCTCCAGACGTCGTCGAACTCTGGGACTGGACGCTGGAAGCCGGCGAACAGCACGCGAGCGAGGCGCACTCTGCCGGCACACGCGAACTGCTGCAGGTCCTGGAGGGCTCCCTGACAGTAAGCGTCGATGGTGAAGTCCACGAGCTGGATACAGGAGACGCCATGACCTTTTTCGGCGACGTCCCGCACGCTTACTCCAACAGCTCACGGCAGTCCACCCGCTTTGCCTTGACCGTGTTTGAACCCGGGGTGGGGACGGCGCACCGAACGGAGAACTCGAATGCGTGA
- a CDS encoding TetR/AcrR family transcriptional regulator — MLGTQAAERPPMPAPKPATGSPAASRRRAGRPMARVLNQGGITTAALELIRTKGYDGLTMAALARSLGVAPSALYNHVSSKDDVLILLMDHLAAMVDVSAFGYESWDEAVRRWAWSYRDVFSEHTPLIPIIAVLPVANAPKTLAMYESVTAGFRDAGFPEDRIISAIVALEAFVFGAAYDVTAPEDIFDAGTLAAEVPNFTSAVEHLSLAGQERPTDTAFNLGLEALIAGFGALRA, encoded by the coding sequence ATGCTGGGGACACAGGCAGCAGAAAGGCCTCCGATGCCCGCACCCAAGCCCGCCACCGGCTCCCCCGCCGCCTCCCGCCGTCGTGCTGGGCGCCCGATGGCCCGGGTCCTGAACCAAGGTGGAATTACGACGGCGGCACTCGAGTTGATCAGGACCAAGGGTTACGACGGACTCACCATGGCGGCCTTGGCCCGCTCCCTGGGAGTGGCCCCTTCCGCGCTGTACAACCACGTCTCCTCCAAGGACGACGTACTTATCCTGCTCATGGACCACCTGGCCGCAATGGTGGACGTGTCCGCCTTCGGCTACGAATCGTGGGATGAAGCTGTCCGGCGCTGGGCGTGGTCCTACCGGGACGTTTTCTCCGAGCACACCCCCCTGATACCCATCATTGCCGTACTTCCTGTGGCCAACGCCCCCAAAACACTCGCCATGTACGAGTCCGTGACCGCCGGTTTCCGCGATGCCGGATTCCCGGAGGACCGGATTATTTCGGCGATCGTGGCCCTGGAAGCCTTCGTCTTCGGCGCCGCTTACGACGTCACCGCCCCCGAGGACATTTTCGACGCCGGCACCCTGGCCGCCGAGGTTCCCAATTTCACCTCAGCCGTGGAACACCTCTCCCTGGCAGGCCAGGAGCGGCCAACAGACACTGCCTTCAACCTGGGACTTGAAGCCCTGATCGCAGGATTCGGAGCGCTGCGGGCGTAA
- a CDS encoding flavin monoamine oxidase family protein, giving the protein MKNLDRDVVIVGAGPSGLTAARELKKAGLSVAVLEARDRVGGRTWTDTIDGAMLEIGGQWVSPDQTALMDLLGELGLEMYSRYRDGESVYIGADGKRTQYTGDTFPVNETTKAEMDKLVGILDGLAAEIGPTEPWAHPKARELDTISFHHWLRQNSHDEEACNNIGLFIAGGMLTKPAHAFSALQAVLMAASAGSFSHLTDEDFILDKRVVGGMQQVSLLQAAELGSDVVLNSPVRTINWSENAVTVVSDEATVNARYVIMAVPPNLYSRVSFNPPLPRRQHQMHQHQSLGLVIKVHAVYETPFWREAGLSGTGFSAGALVQEVYDNTNHGDSRGTLVGFVSDEKADAVFELSAEDRKKAILESIAGFLGDQALTPEVYYESDWGSEEWTRGAYASSYDLGGLHRYGKDQHANVGPIYWSSSDLAAEGYQHVDGAVRMGQATAARIVEANTLSSVTV; this is encoded by the coding sequence ATGAAGAATCTTGATCGCGACGTTGTGATCGTCGGTGCCGGGCCGTCAGGGCTGACGGCGGCACGCGAACTGAAAAAGGCCGGACTCAGCGTTGCAGTGCTCGAGGCACGCGACCGCGTCGGCGGCCGGACCTGGACCGACACCATTGATGGCGCCATGCTGGAAATCGGCGGCCAGTGGGTTTCCCCGGACCAGACCGCCCTCATGGACCTGCTGGGCGAGCTCGGCCTCGAAATGTACTCGCGGTACCGCGACGGCGAGTCCGTCTACATCGGCGCCGACGGCAAGCGGACCCAGTACACCGGAGATACCTTCCCGGTGAACGAAACCACCAAGGCCGAGATGGATAAGTTGGTGGGTATCCTCGACGGGCTCGCCGCAGAGATCGGCCCCACCGAGCCTTGGGCACATCCCAAGGCACGTGAGCTGGATACCATCTCCTTCCACCACTGGCTCCGCCAGAACTCCCACGACGAAGAGGCCTGCAACAACATTGGCCTGTTCATCGCCGGTGGCATGCTGACCAAACCCGCCCACGCCTTCTCCGCACTCCAGGCCGTCCTGATGGCAGCCTCGGCCGGCAGTTTCAGCCACCTGACGGACGAAGACTTCATCCTGGACAAGCGCGTTGTGGGCGGCATGCAGCAGGTGTCACTGCTGCAGGCAGCCGAGCTGGGTTCCGACGTCGTCCTGAACAGCCCGGTCCGCACCATCAACTGGTCAGAGAACGCCGTGACCGTTGTTTCGGACGAGGCAACCGTCAATGCCCGTTACGTGATCATGGCTGTTCCGCCCAACCTGTACTCCAGGGTTTCCTTCAACCCTCCGCTGCCCCGCCGCCAGCACCAGATGCACCAGCACCAGTCGCTGGGCCTCGTCATCAAGGTGCACGCCGTCTATGAGACACCGTTCTGGCGTGAAGCGGGCCTCTCCGGCACAGGATTCAGCGCCGGCGCGCTGGTCCAGGAGGTCTACGACAACACCAACCACGGCGATTCGCGTGGCACCCTGGTGGGCTTCGTCTCGGACGAAAAGGCCGACGCCGTGTTCGAGCTCAGCGCCGAAGACCGCAAGAAAGCCATCCTGGAATCGATCGCAGGTTTCCTGGGCGACCAGGCGCTGACTCCCGAGGTCTACTACGAGTCCGACTGGGGCTCGGAGGAATGGACACGTGGCGCCTATGCGTCCAGCTACGACCTGGGTGGCCTGCACCGCTACGGCAAGGATCAGCACGCCAACGTGGGGCCGATCTACTGGTCCTCCTCGGATCTGGCAGCCGAGGGATACCAGCACGTGGATGGTGCAGTGCGTATGGGCCAGGCCACGGCCGCGCGGATCGTCGAAGCAAACACACTGAGTTCTGTAACGGTCTGA